In Streptomyces sp. TS71-3, the following proteins share a genomic window:
- a CDS encoding MHYT domain-containing protein, with amino-acid sequence MGGMHHFTYGWLTPLLSFAMACVGGALGLRCMVRALAATGTSRRNWLAMASLAIGSGIWTMHFVAMLGFSVSGSAIRYNVPLTVLSLLVAILVVGAGVFTAGYGRSRTRSVLLGGLGTGLGVAAMHYIGMAALRLHGDVGYSPLLVTLSVLIAVAAATAALWAALTVQGTSAAAGASLVMGVAVSGMHYTGMAAVSVRLAPGQAELQGATATEFIFPLAVVLGSFLFLTSAFVALSPTAQQRMESESAVRRLYDVETHGVELPSD; translated from the coding sequence GTGGGAGGTATGCATCACTTCACTTACGGGTGGTTGACGCCCTTGCTGTCGTTCGCGATGGCGTGCGTCGGCGGGGCGCTCGGCCTGCGCTGCATGGTCCGCGCTCTCGCCGCGACCGGGACGAGCCGGCGCAACTGGCTGGCCATGGCCTCCCTCGCCATCGGCTCGGGCATCTGGACCATGCACTTCGTCGCCATGCTCGGCTTCAGCGTCTCCGGCTCCGCCATCCGCTACAACGTCCCGCTGACCGTGCTCAGCCTGCTCGTCGCGATCCTCGTGGTCGGAGCCGGCGTCTTCACGGCGGGCTACGGGCGTTCGCGCACCCGCTCCGTCCTGCTCGGCGGCCTCGGCACCGGGCTCGGTGTCGCCGCCATGCACTACATCGGGATGGCCGCGCTGCGGCTGCACGGCGACGTCGGGTACTCCCCGCTGCTCGTGACCCTCTCCGTGCTGATCGCCGTCGCCGCGGCGACCGCCGCCCTGTGGGCCGCGCTCACCGTGCAGGGCACGTCGGCCGCCGCCGGTGCCTCCCTGGTGATGGGCGTCGCGGTCAGCGGCATGCACTACACCGGCATGGCCGCCGTGTCCGTGCGGCTGGCCCCCGGGCAGGCCGAGCTCCAGGGCGCCACGGCCACCGAGTTCATCTTCCCGCTCGCCGTCGTCCTGGGCTCCTTCCTCTTCCTGACCTCCGCGTTCGTCGCGCTGTCGCCCACCGCCCAGCAGCGCATGGAGTCCGAGTCGGCCGTGCGGCGCCTGTACGACGTCGAGACGCACGGTGTCGAGCTCCCCTCCGACTGA
- a CDS encoding ABC transporter permease yields the protein MTATIAGERPTVDDGQAGRARPVSVARGYRFELVKLVSQWRVRLLVLACWIVPALFVAGVSQQSTLPVDTLFGRWMLATGWAGPLVMLGFAGLYALPLLTSLVAGDVFASEDRLGTWRHLLVAVRSPRRIFVAKVSASLTVIVLLVAGLAVSSVVGGVLAIGGHPLVGLDGHLLSSGDAAGRVALAWLSALAPTLALAGIGLLGSVMLGRSPMGLLLPAIVALAMQLLQMLPLPVAVRLALPGYAFISWNGLFTSPAQLGPLLIGVAVSLVWAVVATALAYVLFMRRDFTDLSYDGSGRRALTAGILPLAGLLVVTVAVVAPATGIPPLSGSGIEQDKVQSSVATAFSHLYRMQTQQLHRPAVTEAQLKSSAACTKGGQDDGEGAGNDWRCVVSWHLPGVKATGQAIYQLDVTPDGRFMADGDGPKEVNGYFLVRTPEGDAPNPLWQFDGNVELLPTSKG from the coding sequence ATGACCGCGACCATCGCCGGCGAACGCCCCACCGTCGACGACGGCCAGGCCGGCCGGGCCCGGCCCGTGTCGGTGGCCCGCGGCTACCGCTTCGAGCTGGTCAAGCTCGTCTCGCAGTGGCGGGTCCGGCTGCTGGTGCTCGCCTGCTGGATCGTTCCGGCGCTCTTCGTCGCCGGAGTGAGCCAGCAGAGCACGCTGCCCGTCGACACCCTCTTCGGCCGCTGGATGCTCGCCACGGGGTGGGCCGGGCCGCTGGTGATGCTCGGGTTCGCGGGCCTCTACGCGCTCCCGCTGCTGACCTCGCTGGTCGCCGGCGACGTGTTCGCCTCCGAGGACCGGCTCGGCACCTGGCGCCACCTGCTCGTGGCGGTCCGCTCGCCCCGGCGGATCTTCGTGGCGAAGGTGTCCGCCAGCCTCACCGTCATCGTGCTGCTCGTGGCCGGTCTCGCGGTCTCCAGCGTGGTCGGCGGCGTGCTGGCGATCGGCGGCCACCCGCTGGTGGGCCTCGACGGGCACCTGCTGTCGTCGGGCGACGCCGCCGGCCGGGTCGCACTCGCCTGGCTCAGCGCGCTCGCCCCGACCCTGGCACTCGCCGGGATCGGCCTGCTCGGATCCGTCATGCTGGGCCGGTCCCCGATGGGACTGCTGCTGCCCGCGATCGTCGCGCTCGCGATGCAGCTCCTCCAGATGCTGCCGCTGCCCGTCGCCGTGCGGCTCGCCCTGCCCGGCTACGCCTTCATCTCCTGGAACGGCCTGTTCACCAGCCCGGCGCAGCTCGGCCCGCTGCTGATCGGCGTCGCCGTCAGCCTGGTGTGGGCCGTGGTCGCGACCGCGCTGGCCTACGTGCTGTTCATGCGCCGCGACTTCACCGACCTGAGCTACGACGGCTCCGGCCGCCGCGCGCTCACCGCCGGCATCCTGCCGCTCGCCGGACTGCTCGTCGTCACCGTCGCGGTCGTCGCGCCGGCGACCGGGATCCCGCCCCTGTCGGGCTCGGGGATCGAGCAGGACAAGGTGCAGAGCTCGGTCGCCACGGCGTTCTCCCACCTCTACCGCATGCAGACTCAGCAACTCCACCGCCCTGCGGTCACCGAGGCCCAGCTGAAGTCCTCGGCCGCGTGCACCAAGGGCGGCCAGGACGACGGCGAGGGCGCCGGCAACGACTGGCGCTGCGTCGTCTCCTGGCATCTCCCCGGCGTCAAGGCCACCGGGCAGGCGATCTATCAGCTTGACGTCACCCCGGACGGGCGGTTCATGGCCGATGGCGATGGACCGAAGGAAGTGAACGGCTACTTCCTGGTGCGGACCCCCGAGGGGGACGCACCGAACCCGCTCTGGCAGTTCGACGGCAACGTCGAGCTGCTTCCCACCTCGAAGGGATAA
- a CDS encoding nitrate- and nitrite sensing domain-containing protein produces the protein MRVSRVLAEDRHDHDHGTPPPSGGPGHVLRAPRPPLTGAASLLPGRLRPQSVRAKIVALLMVPVVSLMALWAFATVTTAQSVSDLTRFKDVNATLLKPVGDYVTAVQAERSAAARYLAKPDPARLGTLGARAKTTDAAAAALRRGISASSTDTATLSPDLPSRTRDLISASGKLPELRKRIAAKRATWGDAYTRYTDAIDRGFAVDGGLSGISASVAEQGQGSSIASGARVVQELARAREMISREDAVVGSSGADGRMPGDRYRSFVGAAQSEQTLFQSAVDDLRPSDASAYRAVLAGRDFEQLRSLERVVEDAGPGHAPSGATTATWDQVAGPVLAGLDKAEAGASTAAAKQADPLALDVLGESGIAVVLGLVGVLISLLISMQIGRGLVVELVEMRNSALELAGSKLPQSLRRLHAGEEVDIDAEAPVRRRGEDEIGQVGAALNAVHRAALQAAVERAEVLSGISEVYVKLARRSQVLLHRQLDLLDTMERRVEDPTELEDLFRLDHLTTRMRRHAESLIILSGAAPVRGWRRPVPMLDLVRAAVAEVEDFTRVEVRVAEDVHVAGSAVADLTHLIAELVENAVAFSPPNTKVQVRGERVGAGLALEVEDRGLGMSRQAMDQANRKIVDASQVDLLDTDRLGLFVVNRLAHRRGVQVALKPSVYGGVTAVVLVPETLLEQPPAAGPQDPGGPATMELPPVPGGRGNGRRHAAPAGPLPRQVPPRPTRAPSTPAADPERTRHAVSSGDETILPAHPPQEAPPPGAPVEVVPAWETPFRGTPAVRPAEPSRPGAHDPADAPRPGAAPAEGTAPADGTAPVDRAAPAGDAATSQGAETPAPELPVRNGQSSTGGAPLPKRVRQANIAPELRDAPPRPQRSGPHIADPAATARSPERARATMAALRAGWLRGEQAASDLGHGAGGRTEPAAGEMPGRTPEGNVPPPPARDPGHSEIPSQGDES, from the coding sequence ATGCGTGTAAGCCGCGTGTTGGCCGAGGACAGGCACGACCACGACCACGGGACACCCCCACCCTCCGGCGGACCGGGGCACGTGCTGCGCGCGCCGCGGCCGCCGCTCACCGGGGCCGCCTCGCTCCTGCCGGGCCGGCTGCGCCCCCAGTCCGTGCGGGCGAAGATCGTCGCGCTGCTGATGGTCCCCGTCGTCTCGCTGATGGCGCTGTGGGCCTTCGCCACCGTCACCACCGCCCAGAGCGTCTCCGACCTCACCCGGTTCAAGGACGTCAACGCGACCCTCCTGAAACCGGTGGGTGACTACGTCACGGCCGTGCAGGCCGAACGCAGCGCCGCGGCCCGCTACCTGGCGAAGCCCGACCCGGCGCGCCTGGGCACCCTCGGCGCCAGGGCCAAGACCACCGACGCCGCCGCGGCGGCCCTGCGGCGCGGCATCAGCGCCAGCAGCACCGACACCGCAACCCTCAGCCCCGACCTCCCCTCCCGCACCCGCGACCTGATCAGCGCCTCCGGCAAGCTGCCCGAACTGCGGAAGCGGATCGCAGCGAAGAGGGCGACCTGGGGCGACGCCTACACCCGGTACACCGACGCCATCGACCGCGGCTTCGCCGTCGACGGCGGGCTGAGCGGGATCAGCGCGTCCGTCGCCGAGCAGGGCCAGGGGTCCTCGATCGCCTCGGGGGCGCGCGTCGTGCAGGAGCTCGCCCGCGCCCGGGAGATGATCAGCCGCGAGGACGCCGTCGTCGGCAGCTCCGGGGCGGACGGGCGGATGCCAGGGGACCGCTACCGCTCCTTCGTCGGCGCCGCCCAGTCCGAGCAGACGCTGTTCCAGTCGGCCGTGGACGACCTGCGCCCGTCGGACGCGTCGGCCTACCGCGCCGTCCTGGCGGGCCGGGACTTCGAGCAACTGCGGTCCCTGGAGCGCGTGGTCGAGGACGCCGGGCCCGGCCACGCCCCGAGCGGTGCCACCACGGCGACGTGGGACCAGGTCGCGGGACCCGTGCTGGCGGGCCTGGACAAGGCCGAGGCGGGGGCGAGCACCGCGGCGGCGAAGCAGGCCGACCCGCTCGCGCTCGACGTGCTCGGCGAGTCCGGCATCGCGGTGGTCCTCGGCCTCGTCGGCGTGCTGATCTCCCTGCTGATCTCGATGCAGATCGGCCGCGGCCTCGTCGTCGAGCTGGTCGAGATGCGCAACTCCGCGCTGGAGCTGGCGGGCAGCAAGCTCCCCCAGTCGCTGCGCCGGCTGCACGCGGGCGAGGAGGTGGACATCGACGCCGAGGCGCCGGTGCGGCGGCGCGGCGAGGACGAGATCGGGCAGGTCGGCGCCGCGCTCAACGCCGTGCACCGGGCCGCGCTCCAGGCCGCCGTCGAGCGTGCCGAGGTGCTCAGCGGGATCTCCGAGGTGTACGTGAAACTCGCGCGCCGCAGCCAGGTGCTGCTCCACCGCCAGCTCGACCTGCTCGACACCATGGAACGGCGCGTCGAGGACCCCACCGAGCTGGAGGACCTGTTCCGGCTCGACCACCTCACGACCCGGATGCGGCGGCACGCCGAGAGCCTGATCATCCTCTCCGGCGCCGCGCCCGTGCGCGGCTGGCGCCGGCCGGTGCCGATGCTCGACCTGGTGCGCGCGGCGGTCGCGGAGGTCGAGGACTTCACCCGCGTCGAGGTCCGGGTCGCCGAGGACGTCCACGTGGCCGGCTCGGCCGTCGCCGACCTCACCCACCTGATCGCCGAGCTCGTCGAGAACGCCGTCGCCTTCTCGCCCCCGAACACCAAGGTGCAGGTGCGCGGCGAACGGGTCGGCGCGGGGCTGGCGCTTGAGGTGGAGGACCGCGGCCTCGGCATGAGCCGCCAGGCCATGGACCAGGCCAACCGCAAGATCGTGGACGCCTCCCAGGTCGACCTGCTCGACACCGACCGTCTTGGCCTGTTCGTGGTCAACCGCCTCGCGCACCGCCGCGGCGTCCAGGTCGCGCTGAAACCGTCGGTGTACGGCGGCGTCACGGCCGTCGTGCTCGTTCCCGAGACCCTGCTGGAGCAGCCGCCGGCGGCGGGGCCACAGGACCCCGGCGGCCCGGCGACCATGGAACTCCCGCCCGTCCCGGGCGGCCGGGGCAACGGCCGGCGCCACGCCGCACCCGCCGGACCCCTGCCCCGGCAGGTGCCCCCGCGGCCGACCAGGGCCCCGTCGACACCCGCCGCCGATCCGGAGCGGACGCGGCACGCGGTTTCCTCCGGCGACGAAACGATTCTTCCGGCGCATCCGCCGCAGGAGGCGCCCCCGCCGGGGGCTCCTGTCGAGGTGGTGCCCGCCTGGGAGACGCCTTTCCGGGGGACGCCTGCCGTCCGGCCGGCCGAACCGTCGCGGCCGGGTGCCCACGACCCCGCCGACGCACCGCGGCCCGGCGCCGCGCCCGCCGAGGGGACCGCGCCCGCCGACGGGACGGCACCCGTCGACAGGGCCGCGCCCGCCGGAGACGCGGCCACCTCGCAGGGGGCTGAGACCCCGGCCCCTGAACTCCCCGTGCGGAACGGGCAGTCCTCCACGGGCGGCGCCCCGCTGCCCAAGCGGGTACGGCAGGCGAACATCGCGCCGGAGCTGCGGGACGCCCCGCCCCGTCCGCAGCGCTCGGGACCGCACATCGCGGACCCCGCGGCCACGGCCCGCTCGCCCGAGCGCGCCCGCGCCACCATGGCGGCGCTGCGCGCCGGATGGCTGCGCGGCGAGCAGGCGGCCTCGGACCTCGGTCACGGTGCCGGGGGACGGACGGAGCCCGCTGCCGGGGAGATGCCGGGCCGCACCCCCGAAGGGAACGTGCCGCCCCCGCCCGCACGGGATCCGGGCCATTCCGAGATACCGTCACAGGGAGATGAATCGTGA
- a CDS encoding DUF742 domain-containing protein — MTDTPRQWFGDGRGRPVPPSHPPNASSSTPEWYDDEAGPLVRLYAMTSGRARPTSEVFDLAAVVQTVQTEEAGEEAAKPPSPEHAAITALCRAAPRSVADIAADCDLPVGVLRVLLGDLLDTGHIRVVRPVAPAQLPDAGILKEVIDGLRAL; from the coding sequence ATGACAGACACTCCCCGGCAGTGGTTCGGCGACGGAAGGGGACGGCCCGTGCCGCCGTCCCACCCGCCGAACGCCTCGTCGTCCACCCCCGAGTGGTACGACGACGAGGCCGGGCCACTGGTGCGCCTGTACGCGATGACCTCCGGCCGTGCGCGGCCGACCAGCGAGGTGTTCGACCTCGCCGCGGTCGTCCAGACGGTCCAGACGGAGGAGGCCGGCGAGGAGGCCGCGAAGCCTCCCTCCCCCGAGCATGCGGCGATCACCGCGCTGTGCCGGGCCGCTCCCCGGTCCGTCGCCGACATCGCGGCCGACTGCGACCTGCCGGTGGGCGTGCTGCGCGTGCTCCTCGGCGACCTGCTGGACACCGGGCACATCCGCGTCGTCCGCCCCGTCGCCCCGGCCCAACTCCCCGATGCGGGCATCCTGAAGGAAGTCATCGATGGACTCCGTGCACTCTGA
- a CDS encoding PhzF family phenazine biosynthesis protein, protein MRIHVVDAFTDRPFAGNPAGVCLLPAGQWPEEAWMQRVAAEMNHAETAFALPLPGGAEADWAIRWFTPRVEAELCGHATLATAHVLRTERGLLGTVRFSSRLHGVLVAHTGEEGGGITLDFPAAPATAVPVPDGLSEALGTKPEAALHAGTLGDLLAVLPDEAAVHAVTPDGEALAGLTRREGLRGVVVTAPAAGPGSGSGFGSGYDFVSRFFAPARGIPEDPVTGSAHTVLAPYWSARLGRDALTGLQASERTGLVRTALDGDRVHLTGDAVTVLDGTLHV, encoded by the coding sequence ATGAGAATTCACGTCGTCGATGCCTTCACCGACCGCCCGTTCGCCGGGAACCCGGCGGGCGTGTGCCTTCTGCCCGCCGGCCAGTGGCCGGAAGAGGCCTGGATGCAGCGGGTCGCGGCCGAGATGAACCACGCGGAGACCGCGTTCGCCCTGCCCCTGCCCGGCGGAGCCGAGGCCGACTGGGCCATCCGCTGGTTCACCCCGCGCGTCGAGGCCGAACTCTGCGGCCATGCCACATTGGCCACGGCGCACGTGCTGCGGACCGAGCGTGGACTGCTCGGAACGGTCCGGTTCAGCAGCCGGCTGCACGGCGTCCTCGTCGCGCACACCGGGGAGGAGGGCGGCGGCATCACCCTGGACTTCCCGGCCGCACCGGCCACCGCGGTCCCCGTGCCGGACGGCCTGTCCGAGGCACTGGGCACCAAGCCCGAGGCCGCGCTCCACGCCGGCACCCTCGGCGACCTGCTGGCGGTCCTGCCCGACGAGGCCGCCGTCCACGCCGTGACCCCCGACGGGGAGGCGCTGGCCGGCCTGACCCGCCGCGAGGGCCTGCGCGGCGTCGTCGTCACGGCACCCGCGGCCGGGCCCGGCTCCGGCTCCGGCTTCGGCTCCGGCTACGACTTCGTCTCCCGCTTCTTCGCGCCGGCCCGCGGCATCCCGGAGGACCCCGTCACGGGCAGCGCCCACACCGTGCTCGCCCCCTACTGGTCGGCGCGGCTCGGCCGTGACGCGCTCACCGGGCTCCAGGCGTCCGAGCGCACCGGCCTGGTCCGCACCGCCCTGGACGGCGACCGGGTCCACCTCACCGGAGACGCCGTCACGGTCCTGGACGGCACGCTGCACGTCTAG
- a CDS encoding ABC transporter ATP-binding protein produces MDTLRAIRARGITKSFGDVVALDGIDLDVSQGQIHGLVGPNGAGKTTLLGLLLGLAVADGGSLEILGTPLGRALAAPDSVAGFVDGPGLYPSLTARQNLAALAALRGGAQTAGIDAVLDQVGLTDVADDRARGFSLGMRQRLGLAAALLTQPRLLVLDEPSNGLDPAGKRHVHGVLTRLAAEGTTVVLSSHRMDDLEALCSEVTILSTGRIVFTGPVDKLAAENRELDYRLITSDAAGARRVAAEAPGIRVVENTAARRDTEALFVRALVPAVDELVVRLVQEGIALRELSPVVSPLEAAFLALTDHPPLPAGRGRYPQEDGR; encoded by the coding sequence ATGGACACACTCCGCGCAATCCGGGCTCGCGGGATCACCAAGTCTTTCGGCGACGTCGTCGCACTCGACGGCATCGATCTGGATGTGTCGCAGGGGCAGATCCACGGCCTGGTCGGGCCCAACGGCGCCGGCAAGACCACACTGCTCGGCCTCCTGCTGGGTCTGGCCGTCGCCGACGGCGGCAGCCTCGAGATCCTGGGCACGCCGCTCGGGCGGGCGCTCGCCGCTCCCGACTCGGTCGCCGGCTTCGTGGACGGTCCCGGCCTCTATCCCTCCCTCACCGCCAGGCAGAACCTCGCCGCGCTCGCCGCCCTCCGCGGCGGTGCGCAGACGGCGGGGATCGACGCCGTGCTCGACCAGGTCGGGCTCACCGACGTCGCCGACGACCGCGCCCGCGGCTTCTCCCTCGGTATGCGGCAGCGGCTCGGGCTCGCCGCCGCGCTGCTGACCCAACCCCGGCTGCTGGTACTCGACGAGCCGTCGAACGGCCTCGACCCCGCCGGCAAGCGGCACGTGCACGGCGTCCTCACCCGCCTCGCGGCGGAGGGGACCACCGTCGTGCTGTCGAGCCACCGCATGGACGACCTTGAGGCGCTCTGCTCCGAGGTCACCATCCTCTCCACCGGACGGATCGTCTTCACCGGGCCGGTGGACAAGCTCGCCGCCGAGAACCGTGAACTCGACTACCGGCTGATCACCTCCGACGCGGCGGGCGCCCGCCGCGTGGCCGCCGAGGCACCCGGTATCCGGGTCGTCGAGAACACCGCGGCACGGCGCGACACCGAGGCGCTCTTCGTGCGCGCTCTGGTGCCCGCCGTCGACGAGCTGGTGGTGCGGCTCGTGCAGGAGGGCATCGCGCTGCGCGAGCTCTCACCCGTGGTCTCGCCGCTGGAGGCCGCGTTCCTCGCCCTCACGGACCATCCCCCACTGCCTGCGGGGCGTGGGCGGTACCCCCAGGAGGACGGCCGATGA
- a CDS encoding ATP/GTP-binding protein, which yields MDSVHSDDHRPDAPGSFLSLKILVAGGFGVGKTTLVGAVSEIRPLRTEEQLTEAGRPVDDLGGVEGKTTTTVAMDFGRITLRDGLSLYLFGTPGQNRFWFLWDELANGALGAMVLADTRRLEDCFPAVDYFERRDIPFIVAVNCFSGFHIYAPGEVRAALDLDPDTPVVLCDAREKESAKEVLIALVEHASRLYSKD from the coding sequence ATGGACTCCGTGCACTCTGACGACCACCGTCCGGACGCCCCCGGCTCCTTCCTGTCGCTGAAGATCCTGGTGGCCGGCGGGTTCGGGGTGGGCAAGACCACCCTGGTCGGGGCGGTCAGCGAGATCCGCCCGCTGCGCACCGAGGAGCAGCTCACCGAGGCCGGCCGCCCGGTGGACGACCTCGGCGGCGTCGAGGGCAAGACCACGACGACCGTCGCCATGGACTTCGGGCGCATCACGCTCAGGGACGGGCTGTCGCTGTACCTGTTCGGCACGCCCGGCCAGAACCGGTTCTGGTTCCTCTGGGACGAACTGGCCAACGGCGCGCTGGGAGCGATGGTGCTCGCCGACACGCGGCGCCTGGAGGACTGCTTTCCCGCCGTCGACTACTTCGAGCGCCGCGACATCCCCTTCATCGTCGCCGTCAACTGCTTCTCCGGCTTCCACATCTACGCCCCGGGGGAGGTGCGGGCCGCCCTCGACCTCGATCCGGACACGCCCGTGGTGCTGTGCGACGCCCGTGAGAAGGAGTCGGCGAAGGAGGTGCTGATCGCGCTCGTCGAGCACGCGAGCCGCCTCTACAGCAAGGACTGA
- a CDS encoding DUF899 family protein: protein MCTMWIDGFNGVARHIARNVDFAVVAAAGLPALRAHARDRRWTDLRLLSASEGTFKYDLGSEDAEGNQDSTVSVFTRDGDGPVRHAYSAHPRMADGIDQRGIDLLTPVWHILDLTPRGRGDWSAGLDY from the coding sequence ATGTGCACGATGTGGATCGACGGGTTCAACGGTGTCGCCCGCCACATCGCGCGGAACGTCGACTTCGCGGTCGTCGCCGCGGCCGGGCTGCCCGCCCTGCGCGCCCACGCCCGCGACCGGCGGTGGACGGACCTGCGCCTGCTCAGCGCCTCAGAGGGCACCTTCAAGTACGACCTGGGCAGCGAGGACGCCGAGGGCAACCAGGACTCGACGGTGTCCGTGTTCACCCGCGACGGCGACGGCCCGGTGCGCCACGCCTACTCCGCGCACCCGAGGATGGCCGACGGCATCGACCAGCGCGGCATCGACCTGCTCACCCCGGTGTGGCACATCCTCGACCTCACCCCCCGGGGCCGCGGCGACTGGTCCGCCGGCCTCGACTACTGA
- a CDS encoding roadblock/LC7 domain-containing protein: protein MSGTTTETSGELNWLLDELVSQVPQIRHAVVLSGDGLPIGASGELTRDDRERFAAIASGFHSLAKGAGRHFRAGRVVQTVVELEDGFLFVAAAGEGTCLSVFTDADADVGVVAYEMARLVGRVAEHLGVSYRTDDAVAVQE from the coding sequence ATGTCCGGGACGACGACGGAGACGTCCGGCGAGCTCAACTGGCTGCTGGACGAGCTGGTCTCACAAGTGCCGCAGATCAGGCACGCCGTCGTGCTCTCCGGCGACGGCCTGCCCATCGGCGCGTCCGGCGAGCTGACCCGTGACGACCGGGAGCGCTTCGCCGCCATCGCCTCCGGCTTCCACAGCCTCGCCAAGGGCGCCGGCAGGCACTTCCGGGCCGGCCGGGTGGTGCAGACGGTGGTCGAGCTGGAGGACGGGTTCCTCTTCGTCGCCGCGGCCGGCGAGGGCACCTGCCTGTCGGTGTTCACCGACGCCGACGCCGACGTGGGCGTGGTCGCCTACGAGATGGCGCGGCTGGTGGGGCGGGTGGCCGAGCACCTCGGGGTGTCGTACCGCACGGACGACGCCGTAGCCGTCCAGGAGTGA